The genomic region TCGGTAAACAGTGCAGCCTGGGTTTGCTCTAAAGGGGAGGGGCGGGTAAATAGCGAAACGCCCACCAGCAGACCTACGTTGGCGAGCATGCTCCACAGTAAGGAGTGGCTGTAAATATCCCAGTTTTCTAACCCGAACAGCTCGTAGGGAATAAGCCAGGCAATACCCCAAGGCCCCTCGGTGATTAACGTAGCGCTTAGCCAGCCAGATTGGGCAAAACCGGGTAATAAAAGGGTGTAGCACCAGACAAGAAAGCCTGCAATTAAACCAAGGGTAGCCCCTTGACGCGTGGCCCCCCGCCAGTAAAGACCAATTAGTAAGGCGGGAGCAAACTGAGCGGCGCCCGCAAAAGAGACAAGGCCGATGGTCACTAAGCTGTAGGAGTCGCCAATCAGCGCATGGTAGAGGTACCCCAAAAGTAGGATAAGCACGATGGCGATACGTCGAATACCTAACAGCCAGCCAGCGAGCTCACCTTTTGTGCTTAGGTGTAGCCGCTTAGAGCGGAGTAGCAGCGGCATCACGAGCTGGTTGCTCACCATAGTGGAGAGCGCGATGGTTTCCACGATGACCATGCCTGTGGCGGCAGAAAGCCCGCCAATGAATACCAGCAGCGGCAAGCCCTCTAGCCCGGCTGAAAGCGGTAGTGTCAGTACAAAGCTGTCAGGATCTCCTGCACTAACACCCAGGAGTAAACCTGCCAGGGCAATGGGAATGACAAATAAATTAATCAACAGCATGTAAAGGGGGAACAGCCAGCTAGCTCGCGTTAGATGCTGTTCATCGACATTTTCCACGACCAATACCTGGAACTGGCGTGGCAGTGTTAAGAAAGTCAGGAACGCGAGTGCCAGCATACCGACCCAGCCGGTAGCGCCTCCTGGAACGCTCTCTAAACTCATGCTGTTGACCAGGGCGGGGGTAGCGGCCACTTCGGCAAATAGCGCCGCAGGACCTTCAAACATAACGAAAACCACAAATATACCCACGGCCATAAACGCCACTAGCTTCACCAGTGACTCTAACGCAATAGCGGCTACCATCCCTTCATGTCGCTCGCTAGCATCCAAATGGCGGGTGCCGAATAGAATAATAAATACCGCCAATACCAGCGCAACCCAGAGCGATTTGTCCATCCAAAACCGCTCATCCACAAGGGTGGTATCAGCGGTGTGAGGGTAGTTGATCAAAACCGCATGACTAACGGTGATAGCTTTTAATTGCAGGGCAATATAAGGCGTAATACTGATCAGCGCCATGAGGGCTACGAGTGCGCCAAGTGTCGAGTTTTTACCGTAGCGTGCGCTTATAAAGTCCGCAATGGAGGTGATTCGCTGCCGCGCGGCAATGCGCACCATTTTGCGAATCAGTGAGGGCGCCAAAAGCATGGCCAGGGTAGGGCCAAGGTAGATGAGTAAAAAACTAGGGCCGTGCTCCGCTGCACGCCCCACGCTGCCGTAAAAAGTCCAGGCCGTGCAGTATACCGCGATAGAGAGCGCATAAACGGTTGGCGAACCAATCAGTGAGCGGCCCTGTTCGGCCCGCCGATCGCCCCAGGCGGCTACCACAAAGAGTAGCGCTAAGTAGCCAAAGGCGGTGCCGAGAATAATAGGGTCTGTACGCATGGTTAGCGTCTCGCGCGATGTTCCATCAGCCAAGCGGCTAGCCCAATGACGACTGCCCAGGCAAGAAACAGATAGAACGGTAACCAGCCCGCATTTGAGGAGGGCAAGCGATCTACCACAATGATGAGGGGTGGACAGAACAACAGCAGGGTAAGGGCGACTAGCGCCGTTAAGCGCTCTGTTTTACGCGATTGTCCGCCGTTAGGTTTCATGAGGCACTGGCATCCTGTCGGTCAAACGCATTGGCCTGCAGCGTTAGCAGCTGCTCCAGCGTGTCGATGCCGCGAGCTTCCAGGCGGGGTAGCAGAGCAAGCCATAGCTCGGCGGTCACCCTGGCATCACCCAATGCCGTATGGCGGGTGCCAGGCGGAAATGCCAAGTCGTAACGTTTGGCAAGGCTATCCAGGTCATGCCCGTCCAGCGCTTCGTCAAGTGCCCTAGAGATCAGCAGGGTGTCGATCACCGGGTTATCAAACGCGACTCCTTTATTGCTAATAGCAAGAAGGTCAAAGGCGGCGTTGTGGGCTAGCAGCACGGCCTCGCCTATGTAGCTGCGAAAGTGAGTCAGCACAATATCCAGCGGTGGGGCGCCAGCGACATCGGCATCGGTAAT from Halomonas sp. 7T harbors:
- a CDS encoding sensor histidine kinase gives rise to the protein MRTDPIILGTAFGYLALLFVVAAWGDRRAEQGRSLIGSPTVYALSIAVYCTAWTFYGSVGRAAEHGPSFLLIYLGPTLAMLLAPSLIRKMVRIAARQRITSIADFISARYGKNSTLGALVALMALISITPYIALQLKAITVSHAVLINYPHTADTTLVDERFWMDKSLWVALVLAVFIILFGTRHLDASERHEGMVAAIALESLVKLVAFMAVGIFVVFVMFEGPAALFAEVAATPALVNSMSLESVPGGATGWVGMLALAFLTFLTLPRQFQVLVVENVDEQHLTRASWLFPLYMLLINLFVIPIALAGLLLGVSAGDPDSFVLTLPLSAGLEGLPLLVFIGGLSAATGMVIVETIALSTMVSNQLVMPLLLRSKRLHLSTKGELAGWLLGIRRIAIVLILLLGYLYHALIGDSYSLVTIGLVSFAGAAQFAPALLIGLYWRGATRQGATLGLIAGFLVWCYTLLLPGFAQSGWLSATLITEGPWGIAWLIPYELFGLENWDIYSHSLLWSMLANVGLLVGVSLFTRPSPLEQTQAALFTEAMHPNLQTTSLWHGKTTQGALKELLVRYLGEQTTQRVFRRSGSTHPFVPDDTAPPELITRAEQALAGALGSASARVLINSVVRGEALDIEAILSILDTTSQTIEYNRRLEQKSQELAQIGEELRNANERLRELDRLKDEFVAMVSHELRTPLTSIRAFAEILRDSGQLPDEKRKHFLGVIVHESQRLSRLIEEILDLARLESGRLTLNPEPLDLAALARHSISAIAHLHEEHGIALDVVIEADPAMVIGDHDRLEQVIINLLDNAGKFADRQQPKVRLALYHHRRHFRLSVEDNGPGIGIEERERVFEKFHQIQQDGELPKGRPKGSGLGLPISRGIIAHLGGRLWVEDAKQLGGACLTLELPAAPDENNGQERP